A window of the Verrucomicrobiota bacterium genome harbors these coding sequences:
- a CDS encoding DUF3368 domain-containing protein, with amino-acid sequence MIVVSDTSALTSLIHVGQLGLLRELYGSVLIPTAVHRELLRSHSPLPSFLEAREISDHKMALRLEAELDLGEAEAIVLAKETRANLLLIDEKLGRQVAELEGVPITGLMGVLVEAKRQSKLNSVRELVELLEDRAGFRVSQAVKEEAFLAAGE; translated from the coding sequence ATGATCGTCGTGAGCGACACGTCGGCGCTGACGTCGCTGATCCATGTGGGCCAGCTTGGCTTGCTTCGCGAGCTCTACGGCTCAGTGCTGATACCCACAGCCGTGCATCGTGAACTGCTGCGTTCGCATTCTCCGTTGCCCTCGTTTCTGGAAGCCCGCGAGATCTCCGATCACAAAATGGCGCTTCGCCTCGAAGCCGAGCTGGATTTGGGCGAAGCCGAAGCCATTGTTCTGGCCAAGGAAACACGAGCGAATTTGTTGTTGATTGATGAAAAACTGGGGCGTCAGGTGGCAGAGCTCGAAGGTGTGCCGATCACCGGCTTGATGGGCGTGCTGGTGGAAGCCAAGCGTCAAAGCAAGTTGAACTCGGTGCGGGAGCTGGTCGAACTGCTCGAAGATCGCGCCGGTTTCCGCGTCTCACAAGCCGTGAAGGAGGAGGCGTTTCTGGCCGCTGGTGAATAA